The Chitinophaga niabensis genome segment CATAGGATATACCGTGGAAAATGATCGTCCGAAGAAGATGGATTATTATAACATCAATGGCATGGCACCTGCGGGCAGCATCAATAGCAGTGTGATGGATATGAGTAACTGGGTGATCACCTGGATCAATGGCGGTAAGTTCAAAGGAAAAGAGATCATACCTCCGGGTTATGTTACGCAGGCCATAAGTTCCCAAATGTCCATGGGAGGCGGTGCGCCACCCAAATCTGTTCCGGATGTTCATTCCGTTGCTTATGGTTTTGGCTGGATGTTAACTTCCTACCGCGGTCATTACGAAGTAGAGCATGGCGGTAATATCAATGGTTTTTCTGCCAGTACCAGTTTTTATCCTACAGACAGTATCGGCATTGTTATCCTTACTAATCAGAATGGTTCCACAATACCCACCATTATCAGGTATGAGATCGCAGATAAGCTGCTTGGGTTGAAAGATATTGCCTGGAATAAATACTATCTGGACAAAGCAAAGCAACCACCGCAACCAAAAGACACTGCTGCAAAAGAAGTTGTGAAGGGCGCAGACGTATCCCGCCCGGCACAGGATTTTACGGGTTACTATGATAACAGGGGATATGGGAAATTTGAAATAACAGAGAAGAATGATTCCCTGTTTGTACAATTGCCGGATGGCAACAGCTGGTACTTATTGCACTATTGCTACGATATCTACGATCCTGTATTAGTAGATAAGGAAAAGGGCGTTAATAAAGACAATAAATATCCATGGCGCTTTACTTTCCGCACCGATGAGCAGGGGAATATCTCAACAGTAAGTATCCCTGTGGAATCTCCTGTTAAACCTACCATCTTTACCAGAACAGAAAAAGCACTGGCGCTGAATGCCGATTCTTTGAAGAAGTACGAAGGCGAATATACGATGGGGCCCATGACGGCCAAAGTATACCGTAAAGGAGGTGCCGAACTATTCCTGTTCGTGCAGGGGCAACCGGAATATACCTTAATACCAACCGGTAAAGATAAATTCAGCCTGAAAGGGCTAACCGGTTTTAGTGTACGCTTTACCGTGAATGACCAGGGAGAAACCACAGAAGCAGTATTCCTCCAGCCGAACGGGACCTTTAAAGTACCCAGGAAGAAATAATTGTTAAATAGACCTCCGGATATACGGAGGTTTATTTTTTTATATACCTTTGGTGTAATGAAAGGAACTGGAAATTTTGCTATGAAATTTGCCAATGATCCGCTCTGGCAAAAGATTGACACCTTCTCCCTCCATGACCCTGCTTTCACTCAGAAATTAGCTAAGGAAAACAATTGGACCCCCGGTTTTACAGAAAGAGCGATCAGCGAGTACAAACGATTCATTTACCTCTGTTGCATTATGCCAAACGGCGCTTCGCCACCACCGGTTGTAGATGAAGTATGGCACCTGCACATCCTGTACACCGTGAATTACTGGGAGGAATTTTGTGACAGAACATTAGGAAGAAAGTTACATCACCACCCTTCGGGAGGAGGCCTTGGAGAAAAAGAAAGACACGTTAACTGGTTAGAGGATACAATTAAGAACTACCGCTTCATATTTGAAGAAGAACCGCCACCAGATATCTGGGGAACAGCCTCTCCGCCCAACCTCAACATTAACCCGCCCTCCGGAAATAAGCGCCCCGTATTTCCACGATCTATACTGGTACTACTGCTCATCATATTGATCGCTGTTTTCAACAACATGAACTACGCTTTTCTTCCATGGATCACTTTTGGTGCAATCATCATCATAGTATTATCCGCTTCTTCCAATAAAAAAGGAAACGGATCAGGCGGATGCAGCGGCAGTAGTTGCAGCAGTAGTTGTAGCAGTAGTTGCGGAAGCAGTTGTGGAGGAGGTTGCGGCGGATGCGGTGGAGATTAATAAAATGAAGAGCACATGAACAGAACACAACAATACCTTGCAGCAACCCTGGCGCTTACCCTCCCTTTCCTCTATCTGCACACCTGGAACCCCTTCTCCGTCAACGGCCCTCATTTCCTCAGCTTTTACATCCTTTTATCGCTGGTTGTTTACGTATTCCCGGTCACCAGGAAACTTTCCTTTGTATTGCTGATCCTGGGCATAGCCAGGATCATACAGGGTTTGTACAACGGAAAACCTGTTTTATATCTCTTACTTCTCGTTGTGTTGAACATTATCTTAACTTTAAGTATAAATGCAAGCATATGGAAGACTCAGAGAAGCTCAAAAGAATAGTGGATGCCCGCATGAAACTGAAAGCCCGTTTCGAGGATAAGATACGGAACACGCCATCTGTATCAGATAACAGGCCCATGGGCAAAGGAAATCCCAACCGCCATGGCATGCCGGTGATCCCTGTTGGCCAAACCCTTACTGTAAAATGGCCGGTACTGGACTTAGGCATTCAACCGGATGTTCCCCTCAACGAATGGCGCCTGGTCATAGACGGAGATGTGGAAAGCCCCGTAGAACTAACCTGGGAAGATTTTCTTGCCCTTCCACAAACAGAAGATACATCGGACTTTCACTGTGTAACCACCTGGTCTAAACTGAACATGAACTGGAAAGGCGTTCGCCTGCTGGACCTTGCAGCGCTCGTGCAGCCACATGAAACGGCCACGCATATACTTTGTTACGGGTACGATGGATACACCACCAATATTTCCCTGGAAGAAGCATTAAAACCGGATGTATTATTGGTGCATACCATAGAAGGAGTACCCTTACCCAAAGAGCACGGAGGCCCTGTGAGAATGATCACCCCACAGTTATATGCCTGGAAAGGTTCTAAGTGGATCAACAGGATAGAATTCCTGCAAAAGAATAAATTAGGCTTCTGGGAAGAAAGAGGTTATTCCAATACTGCCTATCCCTGGAGGAACGATCGTTACAGCTGAATATGAACAAAGAAAAAGAAAAGGAAAATGCAGCACTGGCTGCGGTGGCCTTTATAGAAGATCATATGGTGGTAGGCCTGGGAACGGGCTCTACGGCATATTATGCCATTACCGCCATTGCCGAAAGAGTGAAAAAAGGTTTGCAGATCAAAGCAGTCCCTACCTCTGAACAAACCGCCACACTGGCCCTCTCACTCGGTATCCCATTAACGGATATCAATGCGGTGGATGTGATAGACATCACCATAGACGGCGCAGATGAATTCACGAAGGAGAAGTACATGATCAAAGGCGGCGGCGGAGCTTTGCTAAGAGAAAAGATCGTAGCGGCTAAAACAAAGAGAGAATTTATCATTGCAGATGCTTCCAAACTGGTAGACCACCTGGGTAAATTCAAATTACCCATTGAAGTGATCCCTTTTGCACGCGGTTATGTAATGGAAGAACTACGCAAGCTACAACTCAAAGCAGCGGTACGCCCTTTTATTACAGACGAAGGCAATAACATCATAGATGTGACTTATGGAAAGATAGAAGATCCCATAGCCCTCTCCGCACAATTGAACGAAATAATAGGCGTGGTTACGCATGGTTTGTTTATTAACCTCGCTTTTAATATCTTGATGGGGGAAGGAGACCAGGTAAAGGTCTTTTCTTAAACGAGTATCATCATGAAACCACATATCACCATCTCATATTGCCCAAAGTGCGGCTGGCTGCTGCGCGCTGCTTATATGGCACAGGAACTCCTCACTACTTTTGAAGAAGAGCTGGGAGGCGTTACACTTAAACCTTCTGAAATAGCTGGCAGCTACCAGGTCCTGCTGGGAGAGGAAGTGATCTTTGACCGCAAGCGGGATGGGCATTTCCCGGAGATCAAGGAATTAAAGCAAACAGTAAGGGATAAGGTGAGTCCCGGTAAGAGCCTGGGGCATTCAGACCGTAAGGCAGAAGCCTGAGGCGTACCTGGCCATAAAGGATAAGGCAAGCTGGTTACTCAGACTGCATGGCCTTACCCTTTCCCAGCCATAATAATCCATCCAGGATCAGTTTATCCTGTACCGGGTTATTGAAGGTGAAGGATAATTCCCTGTTGGTTTTGCCTTCATAATCGATATCATTATGCCCCATGTTCACGTACAGCATTTTGTAATGCCTGTTTGTCCATACCACCGGGTAATATCCGCTATGCCAGATCTCATAGGCCTTAGGGCCTGTTCCCAAAGGGAAGCTCGCAGGGTCTATAGCCAGTAATATTTTAATGGAAGGATTCTTGCGCAGGTCGTTGGACCAGCGGTACCATTCATTGGGAGAGGCTTTAAAGGTGGCAGGTAAGTTTTTGGTGGCAGGATGTTTTGCATCTTCTACCCGCAGGATAGCAGAAGTAGGCCGCCAGGTATTACTGCCATAAGAACCGGAGCCAAGGAACTCATTATGATACCAGTCCCAGTTCTGCGGATAGGCAGAAGGTGTGAGGGCAAAGGCTGCAAAATGAAAACCCATCCATCCGCCACCGTTTTCCATATACGCTTTGAATGCTTCCCGCTGTGCAGGATCATCCGGCCGGGTATCGAGGAAAAGTACTACTTGGTATTGGGAGAGGAAAGCTTTGTTCATATTACTCCAGTTATTGGTTGAATCATAACTGAAGCCATGTTTAACAGCCATGTCCGCAAACCAGCGGTTGGCCTCGTGTACATAACTTACATGCGCAGGGTCATTCTTGCCGGTGTAGAAACCGATCACTTTAAACTGGGCAGAAACATCTGTAATAAAAAAGGAACAGAGCAGATATAGGACAATTTTCATACGGGAATTTTAATGCTTTAAAAATAGTAATTTTAGTGACATTAAAACCATGCGTATGAAAAGTGCAACAATGCTCCTGGCCGTGTTCTTTTGCGCAACAATGGCAACATTTGCGCAGGCCGCGGAAGGGGATAAGATCTTAGGTATCTGGTTAAGTGAAAACAAGAATGGAAAGATCCAGATCTACAAAGCAGGAGATAAGTATTTCGGGAAACTGATCTGGGGTAAAACCATGTACGAAGCAGATGGTGTTACTTCCCGGAAAGATACCAAGAACAGTGATGCATCCCAGCGGAACAGGAACCTGAAAGACCTGGTGATCCTCACCAATATGGAATACGATGACGGGGAATGGACGGATGGTAAAGTGTATGATCCGGAAAAAGGAAAAACATATAGCTGTACCATGAAGCTGAATGGCAACCAGCTCAGCCTGCGGGGGTATGTCGGCGTTTCCTTATTGGGCCGCACTTCTGTATGGACAAGGGTACAATAAAGGATAAAAATGAAGGTGCCTCATCAATAAATGAGGCACCTTGTAAAAAATCTAAGGAAAATAAAGTATTTTGTGCCCCTTAACCTGTGAGCTATACCCCTCCTCTGATATGTAATAGCTTTAACCCATCCTGCGGAACACCATAAAGTTTCACGTAATCCTTTACCTTTTAAATTAATCACCATGCGAACATTGTTTTGTACGGCTATCGCTTTTAGCCTGTTCCTTTTTAGTTGCAAGAAAAATGATCAACCTCCTGCCCCGGAGCCCCCAACGGAAAAGATCCCCGTTAAGTTCACTGTTGCTGACTTTAACCGGCAGGTAACGGACCTGGATGCACGGAAAGCGCCAGGGAAGGACCTTAATAACCTCCGGGATTCTTTGAACCCCGGGATCGAATACCTGTATTATAATGCGTATGGCTCTAACGGCCAGCGTGTGAGTACTAAAGTACAGATATTACAACTGAATAATGTTGATTTTGGGACTATCACAGATTCGTTGCCTGCCGATAGCTATATTGTAGTATTGGTAGGATCATCCACTCCCGTATATTGGGAATATCCGGACCCCAACAGCTTCTACCAGTCAAGGTTGAACTTCAAAACTCCCGGTGGAGAACTAAGAACGATCCCGGACCTTTTCTACAAGCGTTTAACGATCAATGTAGCCCCCAATAGCCCGCTGCCGGATACAAGTATTATACTCAAACGTATGGTCGGCAAATTAGAAGTTGTGGTTACGGATGCACTGCCTAATGACAGTATTGATATTTCTATCAGCTATGAATCCTACAGGTTTAACCTGGAAAGAGGCGTGGCTGCAGATGTGTATATGCCCAAACATATCAGCAAAAAAGATGTAAAAACCTTTTCTGATTATGTGCTTAACCTGGAATTTCCGTTTACTGTGACCATTAATGCATTAGATCGTACCACGGGAGCGCTCCGTACTAAAACTGCTAATATGGTTTACTGTTATAAGAATAAAAAGACCATTTTATCAGGAAATATGTTTACCAGTACCTCTGGCTTTAAAGTAAGTGTTGATGATGCATGGGATGCCGATGCTGAACCAATACATTTCTAGAAAAAGGGTGCCTCATGTAATGATGAGGCACCCTTTTTTATTAAGGAAGGATATTTACATCTAAGCCCTCATTCCAATGTTTGTGTTCCGGCGTATAATAGAGATAGGTATTACTCGCCTTGCCTTTATAAGTACCGGGTACTTCTGCCTTAAGGTCCAGGCTTACCTTTTTAACCTCGTTTGGTGCAAAGCCCATCCAGTATAATACGAGATAGTTATCAAAGATCTCATAATAGGCTGCTTCTTTCTTTTCCATGATCTCTTTCAGCTGCCAGGGCTGTGTGGCCAAACCGGCCGGGATACCGATCTTCACTATGGCCATAGGTTGCAGGATGGATTTATCATTGGTCACCTGTATATCCAGCCTTACCGTTTCTCCCACTTTCGTGCGTGTATCCTTTAACCGGGTATCCAGTTTCAGTTCTGCTTTTTCACTATTCGGCGGGGTGAAGGTAAAGTAAGCTACTTCCATGTTATAGGGTACGGTTTCTTTCTCATTGGCAAAATGTGCATGGAAAGCATTCTTCCCTTCCCTGAAAGCATGTTGTGCACCTGGTTGAACAGTTGCTCCATTCAGGCTAAAATCAAGCCTGAAATCATCCGGCCTTTGCCCGGCCAGTTTGGAATAAGCAACGATCGCTTCCAAAGCTAATACCGTAGCCTGTGTGGAACCATAACCATAGTAGGATTTTTGCCCCAGGACCTTTGATATGATCCCCGCCACTTCCCCGATCCTGGGAGAAGGATCCCGCATCAATGCCAGGGCATAAAGTGAAAGCGTTTCTATTTGCAGCGATTCATCGCGGGAATTCACTACGCTGGTTTCCGCTTTGTCCATATTGATAGTGCGTAATGTGTTCATCAATACCCTGTAGTCATTTTCACTTTTCATATTGCTGGCGGCAATAGCCATCATAGCCAGTTGGTAAGGATCGTTGTTTTGAATGGCGCTGTTCAAAGCTGTTTTATATTCCAGTTCAATCTCTTTACCGATACCCGCCTGTGTTAAAGCATATACCACATAGATGTTGGCAATCCTGGCTGGTACTGATGCAAAGCGGTCGTAACCTCCATCGGACATCCGGAAGGTACCTTTACCGTCTCTGCGTTTCAACAGAAAATCTTTCGTGCGTGCCAGCATTTGTTTATCTACATGCAGGAATTCCTGCATGGCCGTAAATTCCAATAAACCATAAGCAGTGAGCGCTACATGCGGAGGTGTATGACCGAACCATTCAAATCCGTTCTCTGCCGTTTCATATCCCACCAGTCTTTTATAACCGTTTTCAATATACCCCATCGCTTTCTTTTCAATCTTCTCATTCGATCTTCCGGATTCCCGCAAATACTTAAGGATGAAAATATTGGGATAGGTGGAAGAAGAGGTCTGCTCAAAACAACCGGAGGGTTCCCGCAGCATGGATTCAATGCCGTCCAGTAACTGGCCTTCGAGGCTGGTGTAAAGGCGGAGATTTGTTCTCAGGCTGCCCGGGATCATTTTATTAATGTTCACGGTATGTTGTGCAGATACATTTCCGGAGAATGTTTCTATCACCGGGAAACCTTTATCGCTTGCCGTAACTGGCAGGGCGAGAACTTCTTCATTCACGGAGAAACGGATGGTTCCTTCCACTGTCGCTGTAGCTTCTATGGGTATTAATACTTCCCTTGCCTGCCCTGCAGGTAATACAAAGCGGCTGTCAAAACTGCCTGTCTTTATTTTTTCAGGTAAGCTCAGTGCAATATGAATGTCCGTGGCAACATTCCTGTTGTTCTTGATCACAAGAGGGATCAGGGCTTTGTCTCCAACAGTCAGGTAAGGCGGTATCTTGGCATCTGCACTGATAGCATGCTGTGCGGCATAGGTATGTTCCGCTCTGCCCACTTTTCCGTTATACCCGATCCCTTCCGCAATAGCCCTGAAAGTAGTGGTAGCATCTGAGTTATAGAATTCTACTGTAGCTTCTCCCTTTGCGTTTGTTTGTACAACCGGGTTCCAGTAAATGGTTTCCCTGAAATCATTCCTTTCCCTGGTAGTGGTGGTCTGATACAGGGGGGCATAGAACTTCCTGGCCACTGCATAGCTGGGGGTGGCGGATGTTACCTGGGTGGTAGCGTAATAATACTGGGAGGTGAGATCAATGCTGATCTTTTTCTGGTTGAGCTTTTTGGATTCTATGATGATCACGCCATTAGCAGCCATGCAGCCATAGATAGCGGAAGCTGCTGAATTTTTCAGTACGGTAACGGATTCGATGTCATTAGGGTTTAAGGTGCTCAGATCTATCCTGTCCATCACCACACCATTCACTACCCACAATGGCTCATTTGATCCGTTGAGGGAATTGGCGCCCCGTATCATTATCCTGCTGCCAAAACCCGGGTTGGCATTCTGAACAACCTGCACACCTGCTATTTTACCAGCCAGCGCTTCCTGCATATTGGCATTCATGGCCAGGTCCTGTTTGGCTATTGTAATTATTGCGCCTGCCATGGTTTTCTTCTGTTGCACGCCAAAGCCTACCACTACCACTTCTTCCAGCTTCTTTTCTTTTTCATCCTTCGGCCATAATTCAGGCTGCTCTATGGGTTTAGCTGCAACAGGTATCACCGCAGGCGCCATATTGTTGAATTGGGCGCCAAATTGCCGCGCAGCTATTGGATTAGACCCGATGCCGTTCTGATCTACCTTAATGCTCAGCTTTTCATTCCGGTTAAATGATTTCGCGATCAGGGTATAGTTAGTGTTTGGCTGCACATCGGCAAAGAAGAATAACCCGTCTCCGGAGGTGATCATTTCCATTGCTTTTTTGTCCCCATGAGAATGTATAAGGTATACAGTCGCCTTCACCGGTTCTTTCTTATCATTCAATACGAGACCGCTGATGGTATGCTGCTGGTCCGGTGCGTATAATAATTTGCCATCCAGTTCTATAGAGGGGAGATAGTCGAAATAACGGTATCCATGGGTAAGCATCACCAGGTCCAGTGTACCCGCTGCTTTGGGTTCTTCTTTTTTGAAACAGAAGGCAGGCTCTTCTATCTTTCCTTTCAGTTCAGTGCTCATCATCAGCCAGGAAATGATATGATCCTGTTTATCATCTGCAAAGGACCAGAGCTTATCATCTATCACAGACAATGAAAAGTTGGAAGGTACCGGTTTCCCATCCTCATCGAGTGTTTTCAGATGCAGGGTTACTTTTTCCCTGGGCAGGTATTTATCCTTGTCTGTAGTGATCTTAACATCCAGCAGTTTTTGTTTGTTGAGGAAAACGATCCTCTCTGCCAGGGGCTGGTCCTGTTCGGTATAAACAGTGAAACGGGCAATACCGGCGGGGAATAAGCCTGTGTTTACGGGGATCTCCTGTTCTCCTTTTTGAAGAGAGATGGTTTCATTAAAGTAATTCACACCTTTTACCTGTCCAATAAGCCTGACAACGATGGGCTGTGTAGCCAGGAGGCGGACCTTATTATCCGTCATATTGATCACCACGCCCTTTTGTATAGCAGCAGGGACCTTGAAGGATCCCGTAATGTTGGCTGGTGAGCTGATCTTAACAGTATATGTACGGTTGGCTTCAGGTGTAAAGCTGAATTTCCCCATCCCAAAATGATAACTCTCAATGGAAGTAACCTTGCGGCCTTTATCGTCTGTTACATCTCCCTTTACATCCACCGGTTTTCCTTGTTCATTGATGGCCTTAAAGGCAACATTGGTGGTGAGGCCATTTACCAGCCTGCCACCTTCCGGCATAAACTGAAGGTCTATTTTATTCAGTACGATAGGGATGCTCCGGGAAATAGCTTCCACATAACCATCATGCTGAAGGGTGATATTCAGCAGGCCATCGCCGGAAGAAAGGTCTTTTGGTAACCGGAACCGCAGTTGTGCTTTTCCTTCCTGATTGGTAGAAAAATTACTGGTCTGGATCACTACGCCGGAAACAGATACGGTGTACTTTGCCTCTTTGTTTCGCACAGGCTGGTCATCCAGGCTGCGCACTGAAAAATCCGCTATCACTTCATCGCCGCCACCATATCCCTTTTTAGGAAATTCCAGTTTCATCAACAGGCGTGGTGCTATCACTTTTTGTAGTGTGATCTCTTTGGTGAACCAGGTAGTTTCTTTTTCATTCCGCATCCAGGAAGTATAGGCTTTGATCTTGTACACACCGCCTGTGGCCTGTTCCGGAAAATCAAAAGAACCTTCGATGTATCCGTTTTCAACACGGTAGTTGTATTTGGCTAATGGTGTGCCGGAAGGTGTGATCACTTCCACATAAGCAATACTGCTGAAGTTGGAAGGCCGCTGGTCCCGGGCATTCACCAGGTATAATTTGAAATAGACCGTTTCACCCGGCTTATAGAACACATGATCTGTTTGAACATAGATCTTTTCTTTGGCCGTGGCATAACTCAGCTGCTGTGCGAAACAGTTACCCACAAAGGCCATCATGAACAGGAATAGGCAGGAGAGGTATTTCATGTTATTAGAATTGAAGTGAAACATTAAATCCATACGTTTTCGTAGCAGGGAGATTAAAGAAGTCCAGGCCGCCTGCATTTGTCTGATCATACAATACCTGGTTCGGGTCCACGCCTTTATAAGCCGTCCATAATAGCAGGTTACTGATGTAAGTGGACAAAGTTATTTTCTGCGGGGATTTAATATGTTTAAAGTGCAGGTGCCAGGAAAGCTGGAGGTTATTGATGCGCAGGTGATCTCCTTTTTGAATGTAAGCTTCTGCCACACCACTTTCCCCATACCGTACCCAGCGGTTTTGCTCCACCGGCAGGGCCGGATTGTAGAAGTCAACAGGCATTGTGTTCACATGCCCGTCTGTTGTAACACCGGGGAATACATATCCTTTTACATGTCTGTTTGCATCAGATCTTCCATAATAATCCAACGCAGCCTGTGTGCCATTCCATACATCTCCTCCTTTTTTCCATTCCCAGTCTATTCCAAAGGTTAGTTGTTTCCAGTGCAGGTCATGGCTCATTTTGATCACAAGATCAGGAATGGGGTTGCCGATCACGGATAACCGGTCATTCACCAGCGGAAAGCCATCCGGCCCTATGATCAGCTGCTGATTGGCATCCCGCTCATAGGTGTTCCCCACAATGGCACCCAATACTTCTCCTTTTACGAGGGCTTTGCGCACATTGCTGAAACCAGCTATAGGGCTGAAATTGTAACCGTCGGCTACCTGTGTTACCTTGTCGTTGTAAGCATAGAAAGAAAGCCGGTTGGTAGTAGAGAAACGGCGGTTGAATATACCGGTTTCGAAAAGTTGCAGGCTCAGGTCAATGCCTGTTTTGCGATGATCTGCTATGTTCTTTAATACGATGGCGTTATTCTCGTACACGGGGAACATTTCATCCTGTACATCCCGGAGAAAGACCTCACCGCTTATAAACAAGTGTTTAAAGGTGAGGGAGAGAACGCCCGTCCATTCCCTGTTTGTAACAGGGCGCATCTTATCATAGCCATTCACTTCCTTTAGGGGAAAGTATTGCATGGCCTGCGCAGAAGAATACTGGAAGAGGTTAGCATAAGAGAGCGATTGGGAAACAGGCAGCTCGCTGTAGTATTGGTTGTAGGATGCATTGGCCCTGAGTTTTAAGTGGCCTTTCAATTGTGCGTATATGTTCGCAGAAGGGGAAAAGTATTGATGATTGATCAGTGTATTGGAAAGATAGATCCTGTTCCCTGCATCTATCCCGGTTTCGATATCATAGGTGTTATACCTGGTGGCGAAACTAAGTGTGGCCTGTTGTGCCGTTCGCTGATAGTGGTAAGTATTGATGGCAGACCGAAGGTCCCGTAATGTATAGTTCCCCTTGATCTCCGAGTTGAGACGGCTGCTGTGGGATATACGATAGAGGCCATTGGCATGCAGGAAATAGTTCGCATCGTGTTTGTTCCGCTGAAATGTAATGCCGGCGGGGAAGTAAGCGGTGCCGGGTTTATATCCTTCCAGGCTGTTCTCCTGTATATTTTCGTAAGACTGGGTTAATTTGTATTCATATTTCTGGTGCCATTTGCTGATGATCAGACCGGTGTTCTGCTGCGTTTGAAAGTAGTTGTTGCCACTGTTCCGCAGCAGGAAGTTAGGATTATCTGCCAGCGAACTATAGCTTGTATAAGGATCGCCGAAACTAACCGGTGTTAAAAGAGCATTCTGATAAACCCTGTTGAGGAAACCGTTCCTGTTGGAATTGGTAAAGCGGGTGTGCAGGTAATTATAACTGCCGGAGATCTTCATCCCTTTGATCATGGCTCCCAGTGTAAAGGCCATGCTTTTGGAACTGTTCTCGTTCTCCCTGATAAAGGTCTGCTCTTTGGATTGCCCCAGTTTCAGATCAAAGTTCCATGCCAACAGGTTATTCTTTAAAAGATCGGCTTGCAGGTTAAAAGCCTGTGAGAAGAGGCGGGCTGTTCTGAAAACAGGATGATGATATGCGGGCGCGCCGGGTTGAAGGGAAGGGCCGTAACTTAGCAGCTCATTGGTTTCCGGGCCGCGGTATACTAATTCTCCATTTACTGACCGGCCTTGCACATATTGTTCCTGTAAGGCTGGCAGCCGGTTAATGGTTTTGTATTCTAGGGCTGCATTTAAACTACCGCCAAGGGCTAAACGGTAAGCATCATTGCGGGTGATCTTCAGTTTCCCATCCACCACCCTGATCTTTTTAACAGGCATCGAAGGGTAGAAATAACTATCTATCACCAAAGGGCTTTTCCGCATGCTGTAACTGGAATCATGCTGTCTGCCCGGGGAAGCGATCAGTTTAAGATAGTCGTTGGATATTACCGGCTCAACAGGGTGGGTCGATTGGGCATATAATAGAAAAGGTGTAAGGATAAAAAGAAGCGTGATAGAGGTCCTGTTCATATGCTATCATTTGGAGGAAGGATGCATATTTTTCCAGGAATCCATAAAAGGGCGTAAAAAAAGCCGGTCTTTTCTACCTTACCTTTAACAGGTAGCCGGCGCTCAGGCCGAAGTAACGATTTTTCCTGATCTCGGGTTCAGGCGTGAAAGCATCTGTTAAACCCAGGCTGTAACTGGCGTTGAATATTAAGCCGTTCTTAAACTCATAACCTGCCATGAAGTTGAGGCCAT includes the following:
- a CDS encoding MG2 domain-containing protein codes for the protein MKYLSCLFLFMMAFVGNCFAQQLSYATAKEKIYVQTDHVFYKPGETVYFKLYLVNARDQRPSNFSSIAYVEVITPSGTPLAKYNYRVENGYIEGSFDFPEQATGGVYKIKAYTSWMRNEKETTWFTKEITLQKVIAPRLLMKLEFPKKGYGGGDEVIADFSVRSLDDQPVRNKEAKYTVSVSGVVIQTSNFSTNQEGKAQLRFRLPKDLSSGDGLLNITLQHDGYVEAISRSIPIVLNKIDLQFMPEGGRLVNGLTTNVAFKAINEQGKPVDVKGDVTDDKGRKVTSIESYHFGMGKFSFTPEANRTYTVKISSPANITGSFKVPAAIQKGVVINMTDNKVRLLATQPIVVRLIGQVKGVNYFNETISLQKGEQEIPVNTGLFPAGIARFTVYTEQDQPLAERIVFLNKQKLLDVKITTDKDKYLPREKVTLHLKTLDEDGKPVPSNFSLSVIDDKLWSFADDKQDHIISWLMMSTELKGKIEEPAFCFKKEEPKAAGTLDLVMLTHGYRYFDYLPSIELDGKLLYAPDQQHTISGLVLNDKKEPVKATVYLIHSHGDKKAMEMITSGDGLFFFADVQPNTNYTLIAKSFNRNEKLSIKVDQNGIGSNPIAARQFGAQFNNMAPAVIPVAAKPIEQPELWPKDEKEKKLEEVVVVGFGVQQKKTMAGAIITIAKQDLAMNANMQEALAGKIAGVQVVQNANPGFGSRIMIRGANSLNGSNEPLWVVNGVVMDRIDLSTLNPNDIESVTVLKNSAASAIYGCMAANGVIIIESKKLNQKKISIDLTSQYYYATTQVTSATPSYAVARKFYAPLYQTTTTRERNDFRETIYWNPVVQTNAKGEATVEFYNSDATTTFRAIAEGIGYNGKVGRAEHTYAAQHAISADAKIPPYLTVGDKALIPLVIKNNRNVATDIHIALSLPEKIKTGSFDSRFVLPAGQAREVLIPIEATATVEGTIRFSVNEEVLALPVTASDKGFPVIETFSGNVSAQHTVNINKMIPGSLRTNLRLYTSLEGQLLDGIESMLREPSGCFEQTSSSTYPNIFILKYLRESGRSNEKIEKKAMGYIENGYKRLVGYETAENGFEWFGHTPPHVALTAYGLLEFTAMQEFLHVDKQMLARTKDFLLKRRDGKGTFRMSDGGYDRFASVPARIANIYVVYALTQAGIGKEIELEYKTALNSAIQNNDPYQLAMMAIAASNMKSENDYRVLMNTLRTINMDKAETSVVNSRDESLQIETLSLYALALMRDPSPRIGEVAGIISKVLGQKSYYGYGSTQATVLALEAIVAYSKLAGQRPDDFRLDFSLNGATVQPGAQHAFREGKNAFHAHFANEKETVPYNMEVAYFTFTPPNSEKAELKLDTRLKDTRTKVGETVRLDIQVTNDKSILQPMAIVKIGIPAGLATQPWQLKEIMEKKEAAYYEIFDNYLVLYWMGFAPNEVKKVSLDLKAEVPGTYKGKASNTYLYYTPEHKHWNEGLDVNILP
- a CDS encoding TonB-dependent receptor; amino-acid sequence: MNRTSITLLFILTPFLLYAQSTHPVEPVISNDYLKLIASPGRQHDSSYSMRKSPLVIDSYFYPSMPVKKIRVVDGKLKITRNDAYRLALGGSLNAALEYKTINRLPALQEQYVQGRSVNGELVYRGPETNELLSYGPSLQPGAPAYHHPVFRTARLFSQAFNLQADLLKNNLLAWNFDLKLGQSKEQTFIRENENSSKSMAFTLGAMIKGMKISGSYNYLHTRFTNSNRNGFLNRVYQNALLTPVSFGDPYTSYSSLADNPNFLLRNSGNNYFQTQQNTGLIISKWHQKYEYKLTQSYENIQENSLEGYKPGTAYFPAGITFQRNKHDANYFLHANGLYRISHSSRLNSEIKGNYTLRDLRSAINTYHYQRTAQQATLSFATRYNTYDIETGIDAGNRIYLSNTLINHQYFSPSANIYAQLKGHLKLRANASYNQYYSELPVSQSLSYANLFQYSSAQAMQYFPLKEVNGYDKMRPVTNREWTGVLSLTFKHLFISGEVFLRDVQDEMFPVYENNAIVLKNIADHRKTGIDLSLQLFETGIFNRRFSTTNRLSFYAYNDKVTQVADGYNFSPIAGFSNVRKALVKGEVLGAIVGNTYERDANQQLIIGPDGFPLVNDRLSVIGNPIPDLVIKMSHDLHWKQLTFGIDWEWKKGGDVWNGTQAALDYYGRSDANRHVKGYVFPGVTTDGHVNTMPVDFYNPALPVEQNRWVRYGESGVAEAYIQKGDHLRINNLQLSWHLHFKHIKSPQKITLSTYISNLLLWTAYKGVDPNQVLYDQTNAGGLDFFNLPATKTYGFNVSLQF